The Ostrinia nubilalis chromosome 24, ilOstNubi1.1, whole genome shotgun sequence DNA window caaaaaaaactattttatgtctttcccgggactcaaactatctctatgccaaattttatcaaaatcggttcactGGCGTGAAAgcaggacagacagacagagttactatcgcatttataatattagtatagattttctcTTCAAAAAGAGAGTATGTGGATGTTCGTAAGAGGCGTTCCTTcttttcagctaaatgacgtctattgttggacaaaggccttacctaaggatttccataacgcaTACATAATCGCATCCAGGCtcatcccgcgaccttcatcagatcgtgtGATcgacgaagacgcgccccaccattcttccgctaatgtttgagtgttatcgacacgctaaatgatccatgagtgcacacgcacactacaataatgacgctcgaattgctcggatcaaactccctgcACTCCGTGCGACtgagaccaaaaattggtgcggtgcgtcttcgtggatggcacgaTCTATAGTGGGGTCCCTGTTCAGTGCCTACACTACGTCAGTTCAGTGcctaatacagtgtgagtcacgataaagtgcacatatgaattaaggtaaaactagacctatttttatcgacaaaaaataggtgaaattttttttgagattttttaataaaatctatagatttttttttcttccaattacttattgtaaagaaaacgtaataacttttaaactaagcggtatatcctaataaaataaaaacagtaataatgctaaataacaggcaatactaaaaaaatacataaaatacacaaacaatgccaacaaataataaaaaattatacgttttgaaaaaaactgcttataaattcgtgttattttggttatttgataaatttctccaaaaaatgcccctataacaggtggtttttattactttgtattattctctatcgtattatctttgtaaaaccaaaaatcgcatgtctatcCAAGGACTATCTATATCTGATctgacataggatagtttttatccaggtttttgaaacaggggcgCGCACGAtaacgtttttctgtgacagacaaaattccacgcgggcgaagccgcgggtggaaagctaaagcccggtccgtgagcacgtagaattttgtccaatgacccctagctatccatccttatcgctcgcgcgtaattatattgctgtcgcgactgtgcgactggcacccgcagtgagtgtgcgagcgcgatagcaacataattacgcgcgagcgataaggatgggtagcttggggtcattggacaaaattctacgtccTCACGGACCAGACTCTAGTTAATCGATATTTGTAATTTCTAGGCGAGAAAGTGGCCGAGATTCCGGTCTCAGCTTCTACGTTTACAGTAGCGTGGCACCCGTCGCGCTACCTCGCGGCTTTCGCCTGCGAGGACAAGGAGCCGCCGGAGCGCAAGCGCGACGCCGGCAGCCTGAAGCTTTGGGGGCTGCCCAAGGCCGGctaggcgattatcgattaataatcgcaTGATAATCGATTATTATAAATCCGACTATATCGATTATTAATCAATAGTGAATCGATTAGTAGTAATTGATGATGTAAATGGACTAAAAAACCAATGAATCGATCTAACCAATATGCCTAAGATGTGCGCCGCGATCTTTTATCGTGcagttttatcgattttgcgcgataagcccatacgttaGTCGTCTAAAATAATAGATAAGATTTTAGAAAGGGACGCATCGATAAATAATCGAGGTAACCTAGTGCCAGTGTTGTGAAGTGTTTACAGACTACTGAACTATTTTAAGTgacaataaagtgtattttctTTAATTCGGCCGTTTTATTGATGAAATTAAAGAGGATTAATCCGGAAATTCTAGCAAATTATAGGAAGAAGATTAGTCCAGAAATCAAACGCTAAAGATTATAGGAATATacctacaacccggtcgagttaactgcgcacctgtgacgtcacatcgacggtctggtacggacggggcgaacgcgagGTGTGCGGAAaagtgggagggagagtcgTATTCCATAGAGGTGTGCAGTCAGCTCGATCGAGTTATATACCTACCTCACAATAAAGACATAAATCGGTACAAAACTAAAAATAAGACTACATGTAATTAAAATTCAACAGGTtcatttattcaaaaatatataGGTTGGTTACATATTTACTAACAAAGTAACAGGTTATTGTGCATTACATAAAGCTATGTAATATTCGCTTATGCAGACAGCGCGATGTCTTGAGATTACTTTAGATAATATTTACCATGAGTTagtaagtcaataatttatttttatttgcttaTAAATCAAATTCTTTCTTCATTGAAGAAAAACTAAACACGATATTgaacaataaattatgtaaaatatttttaagctttGTTGTTTACTAAACACAATGCAATGTCAGGGaataaatctatataaataaaaatgaattgctgttcgttagtctgataaaaactcgagaacggctggaccaattgagctgattttggtttcaaaatgtttgtcgtagtccagggtaggtctaaacggtgagcaaataaggaaaaattgcgatggcttatttattgcctttaaggcggaacagagttcgccgggtctgCTAGTATGTAATAAATTGGTATAGTTACACACCTTTTTAAACTTGAGAGCCTATTTTATATATGTAATATAATGTTTactacacaaattaatgtttatttagatTATGCATAATTGTAACGAAACTGACTGTTACTTAAATCAACTAAAAGGGTTTCTTCTAACCTTATTTACTAACATATTTATCACAAAATAACAGCACAGTAAGGCGGACATACCTAGAGCGAGGGTAGCATCCTTTGAGGGAGTatcgaagaaaataaataaaataaattattactgagcactaaaaagtttaaatgtaaatatcattaacattctctaaaatatcaGTTAGCACATACGTCCCAATAGTATGCTATCCCAAACTCtatcccccttactaataaaaagttacacagttgttgaacactgttttaaaatgacatttccatactaaacgtcactttaaaacactgttcaacgagcgtgtaagttttattagtaagggggtataTAAATAATCACAGCATACATAATTTCAATCATAAATCAAATGTTTACTTAATCAATGGTTTAGATTGCCCACGCATAGCAGTCTTCTCTCTAAACTGATAAGTTCCTTGTATAGTCTAAAAGGCGTGTACCCTATCACATCAGCACACTCTCTGAggacaaatccaaaactttttgAGTAATTATCGTTCAATTCAACACCGAATGGCTCGCACGATTCCTTTTCCTTCCTCATTTTAAGCGAATCGTACTGTCTAttccaataaaaatattctttttcaGGTAATTTAGTGACTAGAGGCGGTAAATTATCTTTTTGGTGCTTTTTCCGCAGGATCGATTCTCTCTGTTCCTTCAAAACGCTAAGAGGCAGGTCTTCTTCGGAATCGTAGTCTGCTGGCTTTTTGGGTTGGCTAGCCGCCGGCACTTTTTCACCTTTTACAATCTCTTCTATCTTTCTATCCAATATTTCAGCGATTTCCGGATCATCGGCTACATCGTAAACGTCTTCTGCGTCACTCCCCTCATCCTCAATTCTCACATACAGCTGTTTTGGGTCGTACTCCTTTTCATCGAACCTTGGATCGCCTTTCGGCTGTCTATCTACTTCATCGTTTTCAATTGGCTCCACGTTAGAACTGTCTATTTCAATATTCTCTTGCAGATCTTCAGAATGGTGGTTATCATCAGCATTGAGATCTGGTGGATCAGTAATAGGGTTTGAATCATTATCCTCTCTTGCACTGCTATCTAAATGGGTTGCTTCTTCTTGATTTTGTGAATCGTCTACATCTTGtgttctactaatattattcaCAACCGATTTCACGTGTTCAGATATTTGGAAGAGCACATCatgctttaaattttcatagtaAGACACAAGTAAGTTATTAACCTCTTTTTGTACTATTCCAGGTTTTGTAATCTTTCTTTTTGGCGCTCCGTCATTAAGTTTTCTCTTTTTAGCACTGCTTTCGCCTGCTCCGTCTTCTATAAGtttggattttcgttttttagGTTCTTTAGTACTGTATTCATCTGGTATTGAAATTCTGTATTTCTTGCATGTGGCGAGAATTAGCTCTCGAATTGTTTTTTCTCTGTCAAAAGTGGCGGGATTAAAGAAACGGTCTAAGTCGTTTAGTGATACGTCGCTTTGGGTGTCATCATGATTGTCAGTGGCTGGTAACTCTTGATGGTCGTCAAAGTTTTGTTCTGTATCAACCTGCTCTGGTTCTGGCGGTGGTTCCTCTTTGATCTCTTCTTTTATTAAGTCGGCGAAATCGTCGTCGAATATGTTCGTACCGTATTCTTCCTCTTGAATAGTCTCTAGatcttttttaatttctaaaacTTTATCTTCAGTAGGAGTTTCTGTGATATCACTACTGCTTGTATCATCTTTGCTGCAAATGTCTACAGTAGACGCATTTTCGATATCAGAAAGAGGCTCTTCTGTGTTAGTAGCATTTGTATTATCTCTGTTTGTGATTTCTACAACAGAAGCATCTTCAACATGAGAAACATTTCTGGATGCGTCCGATTTATCGTCATTTGCCGCTTCTGTGTTATTTGTAGCTTCATTGCTGCTAACTACTACATTGTTATCAGCATTAGAATCGTAACCATGGTCAATATCTTTCTCCGTCTTAGGTTCAACCTTCACTATGTGGTCTACTGATGGCTGATTAGTTTTCAGCCAGTTTTTGTTATCACAATTCCTAACATAAACCAACTGCACATCAATTTTTCCTGTGTCCAAATAACCAatgatgtaattatttataattttgtttgtttcagacACTCCCACTACAACATTTTCTGGATTATCTTCACTTTCTTTAAGATAAAGCTTTTCGGTGgcatattttagagaatattgCGTGAAATCTTCACAAAACATCAATTTGAGATCAGGATCATCGAAATATTGCCTAATCGTGTCACTTGCACTTGCTAAAGGGGTCATCGAAGGTTTAAACTCTTTGAGAGGTATGACCTCAACTTGACTTGTGAGTGGTATTTTTTCAAGCAGATTCATAGTAATTTCATCACCTACAGTTGGTTTTCGCAACGTTTTTCTCTCGGTACATTGTTCCATGTACACATAGTGGTCGATCGGCAGTTGGAAATGCTCAGCCATGTGCAAATAGTTTTTGCAGAGCACTATTTTCCTCAGCTGTATAAAGCTACACCATTCTCGAAATGAGAATAGCCTGTCTGTTGTCGAAGAATAGCCACCAAGCTTATAAGACTTCAAATAACAGTTTTCTTCGTTGGCCTTATCAACAGCGTCAGAGAGTCTGATTTCGTAATCGTCGTCCAAACCAAACATCATTTTAAACGCAACTAGAAAGTACGCCATTACAATGCATTCATAAAATGGTATACGACCCACCCTTTTCATCACCTCTAAATCAAGTTTCAGATAATCACATGTTACATTATTCATCAGAGAAAagactagatttttaaaatcatcAGGCAAACATAGCTCTTTCGCGTATCTATGAACTAAAAGCTTCAAGTCAGGTACTAAAGGTCGAATTTTAAAGAATTTAAACAACGTCATCGCATAAACTTCCTGGTCCTTGCTATTAACTTTACTTCGGTAAAACTTAGCCCATTGATGGAtttcttttatctttatttctttGGGGACATATTTCTCGCAGTTGTAAATATCGAACCTACCTTCTCTCACAAACCTCATTAGGTCTGACATGTGAATATTGTCGCAATTTAAATTGAGAGCTACATAAATTAAGCTGAAAAACAGTCCTCGTTTAACCACACTAAGGTCTATCTTTGTGTTcatttttaagtgttttttgtatttcttcgGTTTCTTTTTTAGAAATTCTTGATTGTAGAAGCCTTCTTCTTCATCACTGTCGCTGTCATCAAAGTTGTTGTTAGTTGTATCTTGATTTTCATCATTTTCTGCATTTAGCCTGTATACAAAATATTGAGAAGTTATTGAGTCTACAAGAAATTGATAAAAAATGGTAACTACACATTAAAGTAAAATTGTAAactaatttcatacaaatataaaATTAGTTCTATAAAACTTGAGTAACAAATTGTAAGTCCTTACCCCAACTGCCTTTTGTCCTGGAATTTCTTGATATACTGTGTCCAGAGCCAAATCAGTTTCTTCTTGAAAGAGGGCTTCGCACCAAGAGCTATTATTTCGTCTGCCAGACCCACCAGGATGAAATTATATGCATGCCATTTGTGCCATTCTTCACTTACTGAAATTGAAAAGTAACATAAAATTATTGCTTCGAAAAGAAGTACTAAGTTGAatgataaaaacattattagcatgcccaaacaactgcatgcaggaagatttaatgtaggctactgacaacaccactcttgtggcggagttttgagctgacactgtataggtttttttttttttttttttttttatccacaacgaggaagctcttggcctgtatctcacctgatggtaagtgacgatcaggccgaaggtggaagcgagattcacccggaatcctcaaccacggaggaactggctatcttacctctaactgccggaacacaataatgctgttaacattgttgttatggcgtcagacttaggtaagatggtggtagctagccaggcggacttagaacaagccctaccaccaaccaaaccgaacagaaaaatctgcccccactgggaatcgaacccgggacctctgcgtctgaagcaggtggtcttaccactagaccacagaggcgagTTTGTTGACAACACAACAAGAAGAAGAACGTGACGTTGGCGGAATTCATTGGGGAGGTAACTCTGTGGGCCGtaatatcccagacctggccataaaCAAAGAGAAATAGCTAAAAAATCTAATTGTAAGCCTAGCTGTTATGGTGCGCCCATATCAGGCACCTCCATATCGTCGAGGCGAAAGTTTATGCTACAGTTAATTCTTCAGACTGCTTTGAAATAGGATCTGTTGAAGTTCAAAGTAACCTATTGTTATAACCTTAAAAGACGGCCACTTACAATTATCATCGTTGTCCGCCACTTTATAAATCTTCCTCTTTTGTTTGTGGGATATCGTGCCGTCAGCCAGCTCCATTTCCTCCACCACTGTCTCCCGAACATTGGCATCTTGGGTGCCGCACTCCACACAGTAGTAATATCCATCAATAAGATTGGTTTCAGTGCTACCACACACTTTACAAGCTTCAGCCCTCATGGCGGTGACTAgtttttgataaattaaaagcttttttttaaattaataacacGGAAAAATCATTCTCTGAGTTTGAAATCAACacgtgaaaataaaaatacgcgcCTGGACTGAAAACGTCAAATTTTTTACAGTTTGACGTTATCGACTTcgttcaaaaacatttttttatgtaataaacgatgtttaattttttataaattaaaagaaatatataataaataaatttaaacaaactaaaagatactttttatttttgtcgtttattttctataaaattgACTATAactagtttaaaattatttcaattttacaATAGAATCCGAAGATTTCTAAACGTTTAAGTGTTgccatttcaaaataaaaaaatgatttagtAGAAAATAAAAGCCTGATGGCATAAATTCTCAATAATGttttaatgaggatcatttcgatttttagctgtgaatgcagatttatagggctaagaaatccttaatacacagtgcaaaaatttttgttctacgacaaaaattgacgaagttatggccaaattactaaaaaagttcactgaccgcccggcgcggggacgatgacgtcattatatccgatccgaacgctgccggcgtactgcgtggagggaaaatatttttttctagccaaattatcagttttagagaaaaacttgtaatgacatttattcatcagaaattcagaataaagtaagctatcgataggtaatttttaaaaatggaaattgtgaaaaataacgcaaaaaatccatacgctcatacgattcaatggcacgcagagacgcgattggggtctccgcggtggtatatttggcgatttattcaaataaagtgtacataagtgttgttagagtcatatcttcttccaagtaaaatataaaaatgtataagtattaatttatttacttctaacaataaggtatagctgaggcagatacactctgcctaggctacaagacattgctatgaaaatcatttcgatgtacacttaatagcttaatacctacctgttatttagtttttctgagttaaacctacgcacctacctatctattcgccgttcccatgggcgggccagctgctgcaggaaaggacagccgctccgtgcgtccgtggaaatctatttaatcttagcctagaagctgggtatgactactaccccgcccctctcctcatgacttccccctcggccagaagttgggtatgatttatcccccccccccccccccccttggCTTTGATCTCCAGGGCTCCGGTCAGTGGGTTGGATCGCAGCTTGAATCGCTGTTTGTCGTTCGTTTCAACAACTCTCTGGATGTCACTTCGGCTGTGTTTGCCTCTGATAGACTTGTGTTGAAGTATTGCGTTCACATCTACATATCCTTCAGGGCTATAAAATTTAATGACAAAGGTCAAATTTCTTATATGATTGAGTAACTGCTTTCTTTGTCATAAGTtcatgaaatataaaataagaagGTAGTTTCTAAaccggccagaagttgggtatgatttacccccccccccccccccccggcccgcaactgggtatgacttgacccctccccctccccccaggccagaagctaggtaaggcttgcccctacccccaggccataagcataagctggatatgactccccttcggccagaagctgggtatgacacccccccccatgccagaaatgccagaaactgggtatgacttgacccccccccccccctcccccaggccataagctgggtaaggctagcccctccccccagcccatagaaactggttatgacttgaccccccccccccctctccccaagccagaagctgggtaaggctagccccttcccccagtccacaagcataagctaggtatgactccccctcggccggaagctgggtattacttacccccccccccccaggccagaaactgggtatgacttgcctctcccccctcccaccaaggtcagaagctgggtaaggcttgcccctccccccaggctataagctgggtatgacttatcccccccccccaggccagatactgggtattagcatcatattatgtattattatgttcaatacaaacaatcattaagttacactcaccccaaccgcgtctccgcattgcatcgaatcctatgaaaatgtggtttttggacatagcaatacttatttttcacaatttttatttttaaaaattactggtcgataggttactttattttgaagaataaatgttattaaaagtttttttctaaaactgatagtttagccggaaaaaaatattttccatcccaatagtacgccggctgcgctcgattcggatataatgacgtcacgcggccctgcgtacgttgacttttagcggtaAAAACGGCCTAagtttattacttaatttcttcgtaagtaatggtccgatttggataattcaaaaagatatatctttcttatgtcttaaagattaacgtagatactagttttattgaattttctacaacagtactgatcctcattgaggCCGTCAGCGCGAAAGTGGCCTAACCCacaatttttcatattatttcttatctattGCAATTTATTCAAAACGTAATAAATTTTGATGCTAAAGCGGCCTATCCCTAGTTT harbors:
- the LOC135083865 gene encoding uncharacterized protein LOC135083865, giving the protein MRAEACKVCGSTETNLIDGYYYCVECGTQDANVRETVVEEMELADGTISHKQKRKIYKVADNDDNLSEEWHKWHAYNFILVGLADEIIALGAKPSFKKKLIWLWTQYIKKFQDKRQLGLNAENDENQDTTNNNFDDSDSDEEEGFYNQEFLKKKPKKYKKHLKMNTKIDLSVVKRGLFFSLIYVALNLNCDNIHMSDLMRFVREGRFDIYNCEKYVPKEIKIKEIHQWAKFYRSKVNSKDQEVYAMTLFKFFKIRPLVPDLKLLVHRYAKELCLPDDFKNLVFSLMNNVTCDYLKLDLEVMKRVGRIPFYECIVMAYFLVAFKMMFGLDDDYEIRLSDAVDKANEENCYLKSYKLGGYSSTTDRLFSFREWCSFIQLRKIVLCKNYLHMAEHFQLPIDHYVYMEQCTERKTLRKPTVGDEITMNLLEKIPLTSQVEVIPLKEFKPSMTPLASASDTIRQYFDDPDLKLMFCEDFTQYSLKYATEKLYLKESEDNPENVVVGVSETNKIINNYIIGYLDTGKIDVQLVYVRNCDNKNWLKTNQPSVDHIVKVEPKTEKDIDHGYDSNADNNVVVSSNEATNNTEAANDDKSDASRNVSHVEDASVVEITNRDNTNATNTEEPLSDIENASTVDICSKDDTSSSDITETPTEDKVLEIKKDLETIQEEEYGTNIFDDDFADLIKEEIKEEPPPEPEQVDTEQNFDDHQELPATDNHDDTQSDVSLNDLDRFFNPATFDREKTIRELILATCKKYRISIPDEYSTKEPKKRKSKLIEDGAGESSAKKRKLNDGAPKRKITKPGIVQKEVNNLLVSYYENLKHDVLFQISEHVKSVVNNISRTQDVDDSQNQEEATHLDSSAREDNDSNPITDPPDLNADDNHHSEDLQENIEIDSSNVEPIENDEVDRQPKGDPRFDEKEYDPKQLYVRIEDEGSDAEDVYDVADDPEIAEILDRKIEEIVKGEKVPAASQPKKPADYDSEEDLPLSVLKEQRESILRKKHQKDNLPPLVTKLPEKEYFYWNRQYDSLKMRKEKESCEPFGVELNDNYSKSFGFVLRECADVIGYTPFRLYKELISLERRLLCVGNLNH